One region of Salvia miltiorrhiza cultivar Shanhuang (shh) chromosome 3, IMPLAD_Smil_shh, whole genome shotgun sequence genomic DNA includes:
- the LOC131015155 gene encoding protein tesmin/TSO1-like CXC 2 isoform X5, whose amino-acid sequence MDSSYPKISFERIDQASDAAVIGEIKEVHEDDGWIVVGAEETDARRRDSVPSNHCPAVESDFHECRPSRNQNQDSMTENVEAEETCPLNQASHFLLGPVQIEKQNKNSLDATAAVSSEPILKEAQNNPEDFQHHGIHRRSLQLEDNPYTVISRPTQSPSNSGAPKSPLKLPCTPIKGKETEKIQPPYPQSRNNTVNIPKPSGIGLHLNSIINVLQAGSGAIVHTKSAQSFNFSIRGMKSTPTINSHLSDTSKSSTGFSPPENVSACTDDRGPKIHDSAAVNSITSSATVIIKSSNNLVDDQSAQGNKSVCTDIKTDGILDEFKSNPKKKSNGDGDGCKRCHCRKSKCLKLYCDCFAAGLYCAGSCACQGCYNRPEYEDKVLESRQQIESRNPLAFAPKIVKHIIEPSASSSGEDETLFTPSSARHKRGCNCKKSMCLKKYCECYHANVGCSVGCRCEGCKNVFGRKGEYSLEKDALSKEGTSATTAGSNGGLCHSELTPRTPAVQFNHRKDVREGCLRPRRCFQSPESGVTSATPNAMTPLSPINSDNNAMISEGALEDLDLVSSQEELYFGNVETPGEFSTVRHQIGKTGNPPGANQYSSAGFLSLLCSPGTPMAQSGASRPLKVVDLDGELCNNTMQDDTPDILRDSPAPPNAVKSSSPNKKRVSPPHASRHELGLCSLNGLRTGRKFILKAVPSIPPLTPCAGSKRGLPQERNSPQDGSSHK is encoded by the exons ATGGACTCAAGTTATCCAAAAATTTCATTTGAAAGAATTGATCAAGCATCAGATGCTGCTGTAATTGGGGAAATCAAAGAGGTACATGAGGACGACGGATGGATTGTTGTTGGTGCAGAAGAAACTGATGCACGACGAAGAGACAGCGTACCTAGCAATCATTGTCCAGCGGTTGAATCTGACTTTCACGAATGCCGGCCTTCGAGAAATCAGAACCAGGATTCGATGACTGAG AATGTAGAAGCTGAGGAAACCTGTCCCTTGAATCAAGCCTCTCATTTCCTCTTAGGACCAGTGCAAATTGAGAAACAGAATAAAAACTCGCTTGATGCTACTGCAGCAGTGTCATCTGAACCAATTTTGAAGGAAGCTCAAAATAATCCTGAG GATTTTCAACACCATGGGATACATAGACGCAGTCTCCAACTTGAAGATAATCCATATACAGTAATAAGTCGGCCAACCCAAAGTCCTTCGAACAGTGGAGCCCCCAAATCACCTTTGAAATTACCATGCACTCCCATCAAGGGGAAAGAGACCGAGAAAATCCAGCCTCCGTATCCTCAAAGTAGGAACAATACTGTAAATATTCCCAAGCCTTCCGGTATTGGTTTGCACCTGAATAGTATCATCAATGTTTTGCAAGCTGGGTCTGGTGCTATAGTACATACAAAATCAGCTCAGAGTTTTAACTTCAGCATACGAGGAATGAAGTCTACTCCCACAATCAACTCTCATCTCTCTGATACATCAAAAAGTTCAACAGGATTCTCTCCGCCGGAGAATGTTTCAGCATGCACTGATGATAGGGGGCCTAAAATCCATGACTCAGCGGCAGTTAATTCTATTACATCTTCAGCTACAGTCATCATCAAATCTTCAAACAATCTAGTAGATGACCAATCAGCTCAAGGTAACAAGAGCGTGTGCACCGATATCAAAACTGATGGCATTTTGGACGAATTCAAGTCGAACCCCAAAAAGAAAAG TAATGGTGATGGTGATGGTTGCAAACGGTGCCATTGTAGGAAGAGTAAATGCCTAAAGTT GTACTGTGATTGCTTTGCAGCTGGGTTGTACTGTGCTGGATCTTGTGCTTGCCAAGGGTGCTATAACAGACCAGAATACGAGGACAAAGTTCTTGAGTCACGGCAACAAATTGAATCACGGAATCCTCTTGCATTTGCCCCAAAAATTGTGAAACACATCATCGAGCCATCTGCAAGCAGTTCTGGG GAAGATGAAACCCTCTTCACACCATCTTCTGCAAGGCATAAGAGGGGGTGCAATTGCAAGAAGTCCATGTGTCTCAAGAAGTACTGTGAGTGCTATCAT GCAAATGTTGGTTGCTCAGTTGGATGCAGATGTGAAGGATGTAAAAATGTCTTCGGACGTAAAGGAG AATATAGCTTGGAGAAGGATGCCTTGAGCAAAGAAGGCACTTCTGCAACAACAGCGGGCTCAAATGGTGGTTTATGTCATTCCGAGTTGACTCCTCGAACACCAGCAGTACAGTTCAA CCACAGAAAGGATGTTCGAGAAGGATGTCTGCGTCCCAGGAGGTGTTTCCAGTCACCTGAATCAGGTGTCACCTCTGCAACGCCAAATGCCATGACCCCGTTGTCTCCTATAAACTCAGACAATAATGCCATGATTTCAGAAGGTGCTCTGGAAGATCTGGATTTAGTATCTTCCCAGGAGGAATTGTATTTTGGTAATGTAGAAACTCCGGGTGAATTCTCAACAGTTCGTCACCAAATTGGCAAGACGGGGAATCCTCCTGGAGCCAATCAGTATTCTTCAGCAGGTTTCCTTAGTTTGCTTTGTTCACCAGGCACCCCCATGGCTCAGTCTGGAGCAAGTAGACCTCTGAAGGTAGTTGACCTTGATGGTGAGCTATGCAACAACACCATGCAAGATGATACTCCGGATATATTGAGGGACAGTCCGGCACCCCCCAATGCTGTGAAATCGAGCTCCCCAAATAAGAAACGTGTTTCCCCTCCTCATGCCTCACGACATGAACTTGGTTTGTGCTCTCTGAATGGCCTGAGAACCGGGCGCAAGTTTATCCTGAAAGCCGTACCCTCAATTCCACCTCTCACCCCATGCGCGGGTTCCAAAAGAGGCCTACCTCAAGAGAGAAACAGCCCTCAAGATGGTTCCAGCCATAAGTAA